Part of the Leishmania infantum JPCM5 genome chromosome 29 genome is shown below.
GAGGGCCTGCACTTGCGCGATGAGTCCAAGCCACCTCGAtaggcagcagcacacgcgtcTACAAAGCAAGTGAGAGCGCAAAAGCTCAGAAACGGCGAGTGGCGAAGCACATACACGTCCAGGGAAAGGGTACGCTTGAGGAGGGGATGGCAGTATCCTTACCCCTTTCTCCACCCGTCATCCCGCTTTCTCAGCCCTATCGCTTTTGCCCTGTATAGCGCTTGCAGAGtgagaaaaacaaaacaagagggggcgaggcgacaagcgcacacgcgcgcatacaTATGCACATGCCTGTGCATGCCAACGTACATTCCAGCATAACGAAGGCGgggccgcgcaggcgcagacgAAACaagcccgcacacgcacacacgcacgccagcaaccgcaccacagcagcgaaTAGCGCAAGGGGCAGGGGGGCAGCGAGTGAGAGAACGAGAGCgaagagaagcgcagcgcaAAACACGAAAAAGTTTGAGGAGGCTGGATGGGCGACACGAGTGCGTGACATCACACGAACCACtgcctcacacacacacacacaactcccatccccctcttctttctaCAAATCACCTTTGTATTGTCTCTGCCTTGCTGCTTCGCTGTCTGACTACCGATGCGTGGGCGCATGGGCTTGGCAATGCCACTCGCTCGTTGACTGCCTCCAAAGGCGCCAGCTTCGCAGCAGTGCCCAGCGACGTGCGGAGCACACGATACATGCGAGCTCATGAGTGCCTGATACAAGAGAATGAgtgggaagaggaagcgaaAGAAAGCGGCAGAGGACACTACGACTGAGGCCTCTCTTTGGGGTTGTACTTGGCTATAAGAAAGGCTCGCTCCGCCTCCAACGGCGCGTAaacctcctcctgcagcaaAACGGACCACGACCCCGTCGGACAACCAGCTGAAAGCCATTCCTCGTACGACGCCGTTGGCCGCACCGACGGCACTGAGCCAGTTcgctcgtcgtcttcgccggGTGAGGTGGACGAGTTCAGCCAGTAGTTCACCGTGTCCTTCTTTCTCCGTAAGTTTTGGGCGTACTGCGTCTGCAAGCGTGAGTAGGATTCTCTGCTGGAAGACGAGGACTCACCTGCTTCTGAGTGGATGCCCAAAGGGGAACTGACAGCACTGGCCGCATCCGCACCAGTCCAAGGCGTTGCCTTTCTGACGCCGGTAGCTGATTTGGTATGAGATGCGCTCTTCCCGGTCCTGGGCCcaccgcggtgccgctcgtCCATGATTGAGGACGGCGGCACGGTGTACCGGTGCAGCTGACGCGCAACATCGTGCCGCGTCATTCCGAGCAGTTGTGccttgcggcgctgcgtctctTTCAGCAGCCGTGTGTTCAGCCGGCGGTCCTGCACGTTGAAGTTAAGGGGATTGTGGACAAAGGTGTTTGTGTTGTTGTGCCTGCGACTGCCTGAAGGTGCGCCCTCAGGCAACGAAGTCCGCGCCAGCATCGAGAAAAGCTCTCCGGAAAGACAGATTCCATCTTGTTGAAGGAACAGGCGAGGTGGGCAGATAACGTGCACCCGCCCAAGACGAGTTCGGCAGCCATGAAGAGGCGCCGgtgcagaggaagagggagtgTAGGGGGTAGAGGAGAGAGCAGAGGTAAGAAATACGAACAGAGGAACACatccgcacgcacacacacacacagcagcccGTTTGTGGTGAGAGCATCGGCAACCCAGCGCCCTTGGGTGGCTTGCCAAGTGATCGTTTAGCTTTTCAGCATGTCCATTCTCTGCCATGCAAACGTGAGCTCAACCCCGCTCGACCCTCCCCCCACGGCCTGCCACAgtgcccccatcgcgtggtgcgaagaGGCCCTAGACACACGCGTTACAGccatgcgccgactcggtcaCCGGCGAGTACGGCCCCCGCCGCATGCTCTACCCACTCCGGCTTCGCAGGCcgacccgccgccgctcccatcatgccgggCGTCATttggtgcatccccctcggggtggcgcaggctccccacgCCAGcagtgggcagtgcgagggtcGGGTGagatacgctcgagtcacgtTGGCACGTTGCCTATCATGCGGATGGCATACAATATATTCAATGTCGCGAGTtgcctcgacgccgcgccATGCAGGgcctgaccgccgacatcagcagcgatacatcgctctgacctccctaCGTCATCGAAAGATAGCCAAATGTGTgagagaaacaaaacaaaacggcTCCGGAAAGGGTGGCGAAGAGGCGGGGCGAGCGGAGTCGTGCTTGCACGACTGGTGAGACGCGCCTGCGCAGGCACCGCTCTCGAAGCGACTTGCGAGCTCGAGAGTCTACTCACCACAGCTGGTTAGACGCCAGCGGTTAAGGGGGAGAAAGTGAGAGGGAGGCCGGAAGCACAGGGCCACCGGTGAAGCCCCTTGCATCACGGCACCTTCGTCATTCGAGGGAAAACGGTGTGGCATTGCCGACCGCTTCTTCAACAGAGAATGAGGGCGAGACAGCGGCTGGTGTTGCgcgcgcaaacacacacgcgcccacgcaGAAACACAGTCGGCaaagcacagagagagagagagacggagggggagggagagggagagcctTTCGGAAACGAgtcgctgcgtgcgtgtacgtgcacAGGCGAAGAAcagcgcacgcatacacccATGAGAGATAAAAGAGGAGGCAAGGTGGGCTGCTCTACTTGTCGCAGATGAAGCTCTCCTCTCGCGAaggtgaggagagagagaggacggcGGCTGGCAGCTACGACACTGTACCTCTCCTGAGGGCACATAATGGCATGTTGACACGTGCGTCAATGCTTGAGATCATGCGAAGCTGCAAgggaagagcagcacgcacgcttGCGGTTTCCAGCTTCGCGTGGATTACCGAGGAGAACGCGGCAGAGACGTCATCGTCATTGGCATCGGCATACTGGGCTGTGGCAAGCCAGCCAACACCTTTGTGCGCGGCCGAggcacgcgcggcggcggcacggccggtggcagctgctgtgtcggcagtgacggcgtcgctgcctgGCCCACAGACCAGAAGAAAGCGGATCCATCGtacgaggcggaggcgagagCGTTTGGCGCGGCCTGCGACCACTCGAGACCGACGACAAACTCCCGGTGGTGCTGATAGCGGGCCGTCaagggctgctgcggcttcgAGAGgtcccacacgcacacgcgcatgtcGTAGCCGCTGGAGGCGAGCATGGACGGGCTGGAAGTCGAGAACCGAACACGGCGGCATGCTTGGTCGTGGCCGGGAAAGGAGGCCAGTGGCTGGTTGGGCCGGCGAGCATCCCAGACGCGGACGGTGCGGtcgacaccgccgctggcgaaGATGTTGGGATCACTCTTGCAGAAGTCGATGGAGAGCACGATTTGATTCTGATGTGCCATCTGCGTCAGCACGGATCGCTGCGGGGATCGGTTGTCCCACAGCTTCCACGAGCCGTCGCCGGAGCAGGACAGGATCGAAGACGGACTGTGGCCCGTCGTGGCCACCTCGTACACTTCCTTGAAGTGCTCTTGCATTGTAACCATCGACACCTCCGGCTTCACCGCGCTGTACATCTTGATGGTGGTGTCCCAGCTGGCTGAGTAGAAGGTGTCCCGGCGGCCTGAGTTCCACGCGACGCACGACACTTCTGCCTGGTGCTCGGCGTTGTGCACAAGCGGTATCACGCCATCCCGGTTGAGGCTCATCGCTAAGTTGTACACCTTCACGCCATCACCGCAGGCGGTCACTACGATGTTCTGATCAGCCTCGCTAAAGCACGCGTCGAAGACGCCGTCGGGGGTTCCCCAGCAACCTACAAGAGAGACTGGGGAGCCGGCCTGAAAACCAGGGGCTGTCTCAACGACGTACACCTTACCAGAGCCGACAATGCCGAAGTTCTGAGAAGTGGAGATGATGAGCTGCGTCGGTTTCCACGGATTGGTGCGGATGCTCTGCCCCGCAAAGCCGGGGTGCATCTGGAAGGACGGCATCTTGGTAGGATGAGCGCGGTgcaaagagaggaggagggcacaAACTGTGAAAGAGAAAGTCTTTCGATGGGCAAGAAAAGGGTCGAGGGGAGCGTATGGGAGCGGCTCTGAGGTCGTAGATCCAGCTCACGCGAGAAAAGTCGGGCCAACGAGagatacacagagagagagcgcgcgcgtgaagAAATGACGGATAGTGTGGATGCGTTCACGCCTGTCTGAGCTGAggtcgagagagagaagggggaggaaaAGTGAACGCGGAAGGACGGGCAGAGGTGCTTAGCCGGCACTTGAAGCAAGTCGTAGAACAACGAGAAAGGAGAAGGGTATGCGCCTTGACTACTACGATACCGTTAGAGGAATACGTCTTGTGGCATGAatggcagtggcagcgctgatgatgctgctgccaaTCTGATCCGCGGCAGGACCTCTGGCTGctggagggaagggggggttAGGATGATCGGTGCGCTGATGTATGCGgactcctcctccacagAATACTGAGAGAAACTTCTCCGCGCGAGGATTCAAGATGGAGACGTGACGCGCGCGAGTGTACGGGTGGATTTGTATCGTCGATGTTCCGTACCGGCGAGTGTTTTCGAGCCGTTGATACAGCAAAGAGCAAAGACGAAGGAccaggagagagaagcgatgcgagcagcgaggagggaggagaggaagggcaCCCGAGCGGTAAGGGAAGGGGTTCGACAACGAGCTCATGTGTCGTtacgggggagagggaggggaagggtgAAGGGACGGTGCAGCGAACAGGAAACCCTTGAgtgcacgcacaccgacacgTATATACCCTGCCGCAGCAAGCCCACGTccatccctctcctcccatCCCGTCTGTTCTCCATCTTTTTTGCTGCCCTCTGCTGTCACATCACCTCTACGAGTGATACAAGCGTGGCAGGGCGATGCAGAGCATCGCACCCCAGCGAGTGTCCTACGGGTGGGCTGTAGagctgctgt
Proteins encoded:
- a CDS encoding putative peroxisomal targeting signal type 2 receptor; translated protein: MPSFQMHPGFAGQSIRTNPWKPTQLIISTSQNFGIVGSGKVYVVETAPGFQAGSPVSLVGCWGTPDGVFDACFSEADQNIVVTACGDGVKVYNLAMSLNRDGVIPLVHNAEHQAEVSCVAWNSGRRDTFYSASWDTTIKMYSAVKPEVSMVTMQEHFKEVYEVATTGHSPSSILSCSGDGSWKLWDNRSPQRSVLTQMAHQNQIVLSIDFCKSDPNIFASGGVDRTVRVWDARRPNQPLASFPGHDQACRRVRFSTSSPSMLASSGYDMRVCVWDLSKPQQPLTARYQHHREFVVGLEWSQAAPNALASASYDGSAFFWSVGQAATPSLPTQQLPPAVPPPRVPRPRTKVLAGLPQPSMPMPMTMTSLPRSPR